From Halapricum desulfuricans, a single genomic window includes:
- a CDS encoding cytochrome b, with translation MSLAQMLYQWADDRFDLDDAEEFGGKAFPAEDSFLLGEIALFCFVMLALTGIFLGFFFEPSTSATTYEGSVAKFQGEELPAAFASVLQITYDVPFGMFIRRFHHWAAHLFVASIGLHMLRVFFTGSYRNPREPNWIVGTVLAILAIGAAYTGYALPFDEFAATATGIGFNVTTAIPVVGDILAKVVFGGSFPSSATIPRLYFLHVLVIPVLIVAFLAVHMVILIRQKHTEAQREDDIASPASDGGDRAVDREDDTVVVGLPAFPNQAAVSAVVFFLTLATLSLLAGFLPVHNIAAYGPNNPAGTPDLIMPDWFLMWLYGFLKLLPSWLSFTIPVVGIHVSAEFIGGLGIPGLIFLVIFAWPFIDREEEPVHFTADPLNRPWQTSVGVSAVVFIMLASLGGMNNLAARATGLSTGTLNPLLLAALILGPVLAFGIVYRTLREPSTGSAGEVLGDD, from the coding sequence ATGTCGCTGGCTCAGATGCTGTATCAGTGGGCCGACGACCGGTTCGACCTGGACGACGCCGAGGAGTTCGGCGGCAAGGCGTTCCCGGCCGAGGACTCGTTCCTGCTGGGGGAGATCGCGCTGTTCTGCTTCGTCATGCTCGCGCTAACCGGGATCTTCCTCGGTTTCTTCTTCGAGCCGTCGACCTCGGCGACGACCTACGAGGGCAGCGTCGCGAAGTTCCAGGGCGAGGAGCTGCCGGCCGCCTTCGCGTCGGTGCTGCAGATCACGTACGACGTGCCCTTCGGTATGTTTATCCGGCGGTTCCACCACTGGGCTGCCCATCTGTTCGTCGCTTCGATCGGCCTGCATATGCTCCGGGTGTTTTTCACCGGCTCCTACCGGAACCCCCGCGAGCCCAACTGGATCGTCGGCACGGTCCTGGCGATTCTGGCGATCGGGGCGGCCTACACCGGATACGCCTTGCCGTTCGATGAGTTCGCCGCGACGGCGACCGGGATCGGGTTCAACGTCACGACGGCGATTCCGGTCGTCGGGGACATTCTGGCGAAAGTCGTCTTTGGGGGATCGTTCCCCTCCAGCGCGACTATCCCGCGGCTGTACTTCCTCCACGTGCTGGTGATTCCGGTACTGATCGTCGCCTTCCTTGCCGTCCACATGGTTATTCTGATCCGTCAGAAACACACTGAAGCCCAGCGCGAGGACGACATCGCGTCGCCGGCGAGCGACGGTGGCGACCGGGCCGTCGACCGCGAGGACGACACCGTCGTCGTCGGCCTGCCCGCGTTCCCGAACCAGGCCGCCGTCTCGGCGGTGGTGTTCTTCCTGACGCTAGCGACCCTGTCGCTGTTGGCCGGTTTCCTGCCGGTACACAACATCGCTGCATACGGCCCGAACAATCCGGCTGGGACGCCCGATCTGATCATGCCGGACTGGTTTTTGATGTGGCTGTACGGCTTCCTCAAGCTGTTGCCGTCGTGGCTCTCGTTCACGATTCCCGTGGTTGGGATCCACGTCAGCGCGGAGTTCATCGGCGGGCTCGGCATCCCGGGGCTGATCTTCTTGGTCATCTTCGCGTGGCCGTTCATCGATCGTGAGGAAGAGCCCGTCCACTTCACGGCGGATCCGCTCAATCGGCCGTGGCAGACCAGCGTGGGCGTCTCGGCAGTTGTGTTCATCATGCTCGCCTCGCTCGGTGGGATGAACAACCTCGCCGCGAGAGCGACAGGCCTCAGCACCGGCACGCTGAACCCGCTGTTGCTCGCGGCGCTGATCCTCGGGCCGGTACTCGCGTTCGGGATCGTCTATCGGACGCTCCGTGAGCCCTCGACGGGGTCGGCCGGGGAGGTGCTGGGCGATGACTGA
- a CDS encoding molybdopterin-dependent oxidoreductase, translating to MSSNNDQPDGDVSRRDFLKGAGVASVVGVTGATIAEQGLNNLELVDDPIGSYPYRDWEDLYREEWDWDSISRSTHSVNCTGSCSWQVYVKNGQVWREQQANDYPRFDENLPDPSPRGCNKGACFSDYVDADQRVKYPLRRTGERGEGQWERISWDRALTEIAEHVIDEVTEGRYDAISGFTPIPAMSPVSFASGTRLINLLGGVSHSFYDWYSDLPPGQPITWGHQTDNAESADWYNADYIIAWGSNINVTRIPDAKYFLDAQYNGTKRVGVFTDYSQTAIHTDEWLSPNPGTDTALALGMARTIVDEGLYDEAHVKEQSDMPLLVREDTGKFLRASEVPGLGADVENPEKVMVMQDGDGEPRIAPASLGDRADKYDPSKSIELDFDPQLAVEEEVTTTDGQVPVRSVWVNLREELSNYTPEYVAEETGVGERTHRKIAREFAESDAAKIIHGKGVNDWYHNDLGNRAIQLLTTLTGHIGRNGTGVDHYVGQEKIWTFNGWKNLSFPTGSVRGVPTTLWTYFHAGILNNTDEQTRSMIQESVNEGWMPVYPEERGDGFRPDPSTMFVWRGNFFNQAKGNVAIEENLWPKLDLVVDINFRLDSTALYSDIVLPAASHYEKTDLNMTDMHTYVHPFTPAVEPLGEAKTDWQIFRELAAKIQDLAERRDIDPIDDRKFDREIDLQSLEDDYVRDWLTEEGEGDGALADDEAAAEFILEHSTESNPDDGGEITFADTVEQPQRFEAAGDHWTSDIEEGEAYAPWKDFVQDKEPWPTFTGRQQYYIDHDWFLELDEQLPTHKRPPEQQDQQEYPLRYNTPHGRYAIHSTWRDNEKLLRLNRGEPVVFIHPDDAQRRGIEDGDRVEIYNDLSEIEAIAKVYPSADPGTVQLPFGWEKYQFPNRENFNSLVPMYMKPTQLVQYPEDSGEHLHFFPNFWGPTGVNSDVRCDVRPKEGGDN from the coding sequence ATGAGTAGTAACAACGACCAGCCGGACGGCGACGTCTCGCGCCGGGACTTCCTGAAAGGGGCCGGCGTCGCAAGCGTCGTCGGCGTCACCGGCGCGACGATCGCGGAACAGGGACTGAACAACCTCGAACTCGTCGACGACCCGATCGGCTCCTATCCCTATCGGGACTGGGAGGACCTCTACCGCGAGGAGTGGGACTGGGACTCGATCTCCCGGTCGACCCACAGCGTCAACTGCACCGGCTCCTGTTCGTGGCAGGTCTACGTCAAGAACGGGCAGGTCTGGCGCGAACAACAGGCAAACGACTACCCGCGATTCGACGAGAACCTCCCGGACCCGAGCCCCAGGGGCTGTAACAAGGGGGCTTGCTTCAGCGACTACGTCGACGCCGACCAGCGCGTGAAATACCCGCTGCGGCGCACCGGCGAGCGCGGCGAGGGCCAGTGGGAGCGGATCTCCTGGGACAGGGCCCTGACCGAGATCGCAGAACACGTCATCGACGAGGTGACCGAAGGCCGGTACGACGCTATCTCGGGGTTCACGCCGATCCCGGCGATGAGTCCAGTCTCTTTCGCCTCGGGGACGCGGCTGATCAACCTGCTCGGCGGGGTCAGCCACAGCTTCTACGACTGGTACTCGGACCTGCCGCCGGGCCAGCCCATCACCTGGGGTCACCAGACCGACAACGCCGAATCGGCCGACTGGTACAACGCCGACTACATCATCGCGTGGGGTTCGAACATCAACGTCACGCGCATCCCGGACGCGAAGTACTTCCTCGACGCGCAGTACAACGGCACCAAGCGCGTCGGCGTCTTCACCGATTACTCCCAGACGGCGATCCACACCGACGAGTGGCTCTCCCCGAACCCGGGGACTGACACCGCGCTGGCGCTGGGAATGGCCCGGACGATCGTCGACGAAGGCCTGTACGACGAAGCCCACGTCAAAGAGCAGTCGGACATGCCGCTGCTCGTCCGGGAGGACACCGGGAAGTTCCTGCGCGCCAGCGAGGTCCCCGGACTCGGCGCGGACGTCGAGAACCCGGAGAAAGTGATGGTCATGCAGGACGGCGACGGCGAGCCCCGGATCGCGCCCGCCTCGCTCGGCGATCGCGCGGACAAATACGATCCCAGCAAATCCATCGAACTGGACTTCGATCCGCAACTGGCCGTCGAGGAGGAGGTCACGACGACCGACGGACAGGTGCCGGTCCGGTCGGTGTGGGTGAATCTCCGGGAGGAACTGTCGAACTACACGCCCGAGTACGTCGCCGAGGAGACCGGCGTCGGCGAACGGACTCACCGGAAGATCGCCCGGGAGTTCGCCGAGTCCGACGCCGCGAAGATTATCCACGGCAAGGGCGTCAACGACTGGTATCACAACGACCTCGGCAACCGTGCGATCCAGTTGCTCACCACGCTGACCGGCCACATCGGCCGCAACGGGACCGGCGTCGACCACTACGTCGGCCAGGAGAAGATCTGGACGTTCAACGGCTGGAAAAACCTCTCGTTCCCGACTGGAAGCGTCAGGGGCGTCCCGACGACGCTATGGACCTACTTCCATGCGGGGATTCTCAACAACACCGACGAGCAGACGCGTTCGATGATCCAGGAGTCGGTCAACGAGGGCTGGATGCCAGTCTACCCCGAGGAGCGCGGCGACGGCTTCCGGCCGGACCCGTCGACGATGTTCGTCTGGCGTGGCAACTTCTTCAATCAGGCGAAGGGCAACGTCGCCATCGAGGAGAACCTCTGGCCGAAACTCGACCTCGTGGTGGACATCAACTTCCGGCTGGACTCGACGGCGCTGTACAGCGACATCGTCTTGCCGGCTGCGAGTCACTACGAGAAGACCGACCTGAACATGACGGACATGCACACGTACGTGCACCCGTTCACGCCGGCGGTCGAGCCCCTCGGCGAGGCCAAGACCGACTGGCAGATCTTCAGGGAACTCGCGGCGAAGATCCAGGACCTCGCGGAGAGACGCGACATCGATCCGATCGACGATCGCAAGTTCGACCGCGAGATCGACCTGCAGTCGCTCGAAGACGACTACGTCCGCGACTGGCTCACTGAGGAAGGGGAGGGTGACGGCGCGCTGGCAGACGACGAGGCCGCCGCCGAGTTCATCCTCGAACACTCGACGGAATCCAACCCCGACGACGGCGGTGAAATCACCTTCGCGGACACGGTCGAGCAGCCACAGCGCTTCGAGGCCGCCGGCGACCACTGGACCTCGGACATCGAGGAGGGCGAAGCCTACGCCCCCTGGAAGGACTTCGTCCAGGACAAGGAACCCTGGCCGACGTTCACGGGCCGCCAGCAGTACTACATCGACCACGACTGGTTCCTCGAACTCGACGAACAGCTACCGACCCACAAACGCCCGCCCGAACAGCAGGACCAGCAGGAGTATCCCCTGCGGTACAACACCCCTCACGGCCGATACGCGATCCACTCGACGTGGCGTGACAACGAGAAGCTGCTCAGGCTGAACCGCGGCGAACCAGTCGTGTTCATCCACCCTGACGACGCGCAGCGACGCGGGATCGAAGACGGCGACCGGGTCGAAATCTACAACGACCTCTCCGAAATCGAGGCGATAGCCAAGGTCTACCCCTCGGCTGACCCCGGCACTGTCCAGCTGCCGTTCGGCTGGGAGAAATACCAGTTCCCCAACCGCGAGAACTTCAACTCGCTGGTCCCGATGTACATGAAACCCACACAGCTGGTGCAATACCCCGAGGACAGTGGCGAACACCTGCACTTCTTCCCCAATTTCTGGGGGCCGACCGGAGTGAACAGCGACGTCCGCTGTGACGTCCGCCCGAAAGAGGGGGGTGATAACTGA
- a CDS encoding 4Fe-4S dicluster domain-containing protein, whose product MAHENFEIADGVDHQVAMVMDLNKCIGCQTCTVACKTLWTEREGTEYMYWNNVETRPGKGYPRRWEEKGGGWVSDEHTERTPGEIPASEDYGEAWEFDHEGILKEGEDKKLAPEGGKPEWGPNWDEDQGAGEHPNSYYFYLPRICNHCTHPSCVEACPRQAVYKREEDGVVLVDQDRCRGYRYCVEGCPYKKIYYNAVSKNSEKCVFCYPRIEGEGPDEEIHPPACADQCVTQLRLVGYLDDTDGPIYKLVEQYEVALPLHPEYQTTPNVYYIPPFAPPQHSEGGETVDVDRIPRSYLEQLFGERVHDALDTIEQERQKVERGGYSELMEILQDTNPAEQYRLDRTGVFDDD is encoded by the coding sequence ATGGCACATGAGAACTTCGAGATCGCCGACGGGGTCGACCACCAGGTCGCGATGGTGATGGACCTCAACAAGTGCATCGGCTGTCAGACGTGTACGGTCGCCTGCAAGACGCTGTGGACCGAACGCGAGGGGACCGAGTACATGTACTGGAACAACGTCGAGACCCGTCCCGGGAAGGGCTACCCCCGGCGCTGGGAGGAGAAGGGCGGCGGCTGGGTGTCCGACGAGCACACCGAGCGCACGCCGGGCGAGATCCCCGCGAGCGAGGACTACGGCGAGGCCTGGGAATTCGATCACGAGGGCATCCTCAAAGAGGGCGAGGACAAGAAACTCGCCCCCGAGGGCGGCAAGCCCGAGTGGGGTCCCAACTGGGATGAAGACCAGGGTGCGGGCGAACACCCCAACAGCTACTACTTCTACCTGCCGCGGATCTGCAACCACTGCACGCACCCCTCTTGTGTGGAGGCCTGCCCTCGCCAGGCGGTCTACAAGCGCGAAGAGGACGGCGTCGTCCTCGTCGATCAGGACCGCTGTCGTGGCTATCGGTACTGCGTCGAGGGCTGTCCCTACAAGAAGATCTACTACAACGCCGTCTCGAAGAACTCCGAGAAGTGCGTCTTCTGTTATCCGCGGATCGAAGGGGAAGGCCCCGACGAGGAGATCCACCCGCCCGCCTGCGCCGATCAGTGTGTGACCCAGCTCCGACTGGTGGGCTATCTCGACGATACCGACGGGCCGATCTACAAGCTCGTCGAGCAGTACGAGGTCGCGCTCCCGCTGCATCCGGAGTACCAGACGACGCCGAACGTCTACTATATCCCGCCGTTCGCGCCGCCCCAGCACTCCGAGGGCGGCGAGACCGTCGACGTCGATCGGATCCCCCGGTCGTACCTCGAACAGCTGTTCGGCGAGCGGGTCCACGACGCTCTGGACACGATCGAGCAGGAGCGCCAGAAGGTCGAACGCGGCGGCTACAGCGAACTCATGGAGATACTACAGGACACGAATCCGGCCGAGCAGTACCGCCTCGACCGAACGGGGGTGTTCGACGATGACTGA
- a CDS encoding ethylbenzene dehydrogenase-related protein translates to MTERTTWTFVGLAAILVVASAAIPALVDARPAREVPAPTVEGNLSGANADGWAEAPAAEVPLAAAPSGLPNAESVNTRSVEVQAARADGDVFVRLQWQDTEASRNASNPNAFLDGAAVQIPVDTSEQPAIAMGSQSNLVNVWYWTADGDTEELLAGGQGSTTAFENETVRTWASYDDGEDTWSVVFNREAEPDGDNRTAITGEDDLDVAFAVWDGANDERSGQKAVSEWYYLPVGPDDGGTPFASILWALAGIAIVAVVVLTAQGIRRARSEGDGRL, encoded by the coding sequence ATGACTGAGCGCACGACCTGGACGTTCGTCGGGCTCGCCGCGATCCTGGTCGTCGCGTCGGCGGCCATTCCGGCGCTCGTCGACGCTCGTCCGGCCAGGGAAGTCCCGGCACCGACAGTCGAGGGGAACCTCTCCGGAGCGAACGCGGACGGCTGGGCGGAGGCTCCAGCCGCCGAAGTCCCGCTGGCGGCCGCGCCGAGCGGGCTGCCGAACGCCGAGTCGGTGAACACCCGCTCGGTCGAGGTCCAGGCTGCCCGCGCTGACGGTGACGTGTTCGTCCGGCTGCAGTGGCAGGACACGGAAGCGAGCCGGAACGCGTCGAACCCGAACGCGTTCCTCGACGGGGCGGCCGTCCAGATCCCGGTCGACACGTCCGAACAGCCGGCGATCGCGATGGGGAGTCAGTCCAACCTCGTGAACGTCTGGTACTGGACCGCCGACGGTGACACTGAGGAACTGCTCGCTGGCGGGCAGGGATCGACGACGGCGTTCGAAAACGAGACGGTTCGGACGTGGGCCAGCTACGACGATGGGGAGGACACTTGGTCGGTCGTGTTCAACCGCGAAGCTGAACCCGACGGCGACAACCGCACGGCGATCACTGGCGAGGACGATCTCGACGTCGCCTTCGCCGTCTGGGACGGCGCGAACGACGAACGCTCCGGACAGAAGGCTGTAAGCGAGTGGTACTACCTGCCCGTTGGTCCCGACGACGGCGGCACGCCCTTCGCGTCGATCCTGTGGGCGCTCGCCGGCATCGCGATCGTCGCCGTGGTGGTTCTGACCGCACAGGGTATCAGACGCGCCCGTTCGGAAGGCGACGGGAGGCTCTGA
- a CDS encoding molecular chaperone TorD family protein — protein sequence MAAPQSDQEPGYDRDAAARSGLYALLARAFDNPDEQFHAAAADGQLAEEIDAYVDRSSLDVDRPRIDTGDDRKGLSATYNALFTLGHAEYTDRTDGSLESDGPPVPLYESTYREASWNDVNVDLARVYDHFGVAVDQERRDHHDNVRLELEFAAYLARREAAGEDGAGRARRDFLDRHLDPFAEGLCARIEAVHDGFYADLARLLDGVVTADLTDLRERYGGGVDDEQ from the coding sequence ATGGCCGCGCCACAGAGTGACCAGGAACCCGGATACGACCGGGACGCGGCTGCCCGGAGCGGCCTGTACGCACTGCTTGCCCGGGCGTTCGACAACCCGGACGAGCAGTTCCACGCGGCCGCAGCGGACGGGCAACTGGCCGAGGAGATCGACGCCTACGTCGATCGGTCGTCGCTCGACGTCGATCGACCGCGGATCGACACCGGCGACGATCGGAAGGGGCTGAGTGCGACGTACAACGCACTGTTCACGCTGGGACACGCCGAATACACCGACCGCACGGACGGCTCGCTCGAAAGCGATGGCCCGCCGGTCCCGCTGTACGAGTCGACGTATCGGGAGGCGTCCTGGAACGACGTCAACGTCGATCTGGCGCGAGTCTACGATCACTTCGGCGTGGCGGTTGACCAGGAGCGCCGGGACCACCACGACAACGTCCGGTTGGAACTGGAGTTCGCCGCCTACCTCGCGCGGCGCGAGGCGGCCGGCGAAGACGGTGCCGGACGCGCCAGGCGTGACTTCCTCGACCGTCATCTGGATCCGTTCGCCGAAGGGCTGTGCGCCCGGATCGAGGCCGTTCACGACGGCTTCTACGCCGACCTCGCCCGCCTGCTGGACGGCGTCGTGACGGCGGATCTCACCGATCTCAGGGAGCGTTACGGGGGCGGTGTCGATGACGAGCAGTGA
- a CDS encoding phosphate ABC transporter permease, which translates to MTSSESAVHRVSTRSLPRIDTRPAAGALALATAGALLIARVALNAGFVPAFAGSMATLRLVATLGPALAAVVLATTTADGVERIGLAFVAVFGALAAAVPTVAVGAVVAITGGGALAVGRRWVRAERHADWHLLPVVAIVGAVGLSLLGAIGVEPTTLSTLGTHLFLLGGAATPALLAHGRADWAFGGVVAAALVAVGTTAPFVTGAVTLVAGGVVGASLLVLAVGTCGLVTTVSAGVRQRHWSAAIGAALLVVGGVPATVPRALAVVLGLLLLVEPRGGVSA; encoded by the coding sequence ATGACGAGCAGTGAGAGTGCCGTCCACCGGGTGTCGACCCGGTCGCTTCCCCGCATCGACACACGTCCCGCGGCGGGCGCGCTCGCGCTGGCGACGGCAGGGGCACTGTTGATCGCCCGCGTCGCACTGAACGCGGGGTTCGTGCCGGCGTTCGCGGGGTCGATGGCGACGCTGCGGCTGGTCGCCACGCTGGGTCCGGCACTGGCGGCCGTCGTGCTCGCGACGACGACAGCGGACGGGGTCGAACGGATCGGTCTGGCCTTCGTCGCCGTGTTCGGCGCACTTGCGGCGGCCGTCCCGACGGTCGCGGTCGGAGCGGTCGTCGCCATCACCGGTGGCGGGGCGCTCGCGGTCGGTCGCCGCTGGGTGCGGGCCGAACGGCACGCGGACTGGCACCTGCTGCCGGTCGTCGCGATCGTCGGTGCCGTCGGGCTCTCGCTGCTCGGCGCGATCGGCGTCGAGCCGACGACGCTGTCGACGCTCGGCACACACCTCTTCCTCCTTGGCGGGGCCGCGACGCCGGCGCTGCTGGCACACGGTCGCGCGGACTGGGCGTTCGGCGGCGTCGTCGCTGCAGCGCTGGTCGCCGTCGGGACGACCGCACCGTTCGTCACCGGTGCGGTGACGCTCGTTGCCGGCGGCGTCGTCGGCGCGTCGCTGCTCGTGCTCGCTGTCGGGACCTGCGGACTGGTGACGACCGTTAGTGCGGGCGTACGGCAGCGCCACTGGTCCGCCGCGATCGGCGCCGCGCTCCTCGTCGTCGGCGGCGTGCCCGCGACCGTCCCGCGGGCGCTGGCCGTCGTGCTCGGCCTGCTGTTGCTCGTCGAACCCAGGGGAGGTGTCTCGGCGTGA
- a CDS encoding HEAT repeat domain-containing protein, producing the protein MKESDDATDGPSDPQLDPTRSPGFGRDVESLEDIDVGREDVTLGEATPSELTAADTAPVAADSVDDLLATLDDGDAADRRRAALALADRRVSDRVANALSCAVRDDPDPDVRQFAVEALGELDTDELSTAVRDALADENPWVRAEAVVVLDDHDRAGHAGVIEECLDDDHHAVRRNAIVSLAKHRDEELLETLLAFVDDDSERVREWVAEFLGGIDDDRAREALTELTDDDSDIVAEAAANALDGDTERRELFTGSTAPTTASSQDTPPDL; encoded by the coding sequence GTGAAAGAGTCCGACGATGCGACCGACGGCCCCTCCGACCCACAACTCGATCCGACGCGAAGTCCCGGATTTGGACGCGATGTCGAATCGCTCGAGGACATCGATGTCGGTCGGGAGGACGTCACGCTGGGTGAGGCGACGCCGTCGGAGCTGACCGCGGCCGACACCGCACCGGTCGCTGCCGACAGCGTCGACGACCTGCTCGCGACGCTCGACGACGGCGACGCCGCCGACCGCCGTCGGGCGGCACTGGCACTCGCCGACCGACGGGTGAGCGATCGTGTCGCGAACGCACTTTCCTGCGCCGTTCGCGACGATCCGGACCCCGACGTCCGGCAATTCGCCGTCGAAGCCCTCGGTGAGCTGGATACCGACGAGCTGTCGACCGCCGTCCGGGACGCGCTGGCCGACGAGAACCCCTGGGTCCGGGCGGAAGCCGTCGTCGTCCTCGACGATCATGACCGGGCCGGACACGCCGGCGTGATCGAGGAGTGCCTGGACGACGACCACCACGCCGTCCGCCGGAACGCGATCGTCTCGCTGGCCAAACACCGCGACGAGGAACTCCTGGAGACGCTGCTCGCGTTCGTCGACGACGACAGCGAGCGCGTCCGCGAGTGGGTGGCGGAGTTCCTCGGCGGGATCGACGACGACCGGGCCCGAGAGGCGCTCACGGAACTGACCGACGACGACAGTGACATCGTCGCCGAAGCCGCCGCCAACGCTCTCGATGGCGACACCGAGCGCCGGGAACTGTTCACCGGAAGCACCGCGCCGACGACCGCGTCGAGCCAGGACACCCCACCGGACCTGTAA
- a CDS encoding P-loop NTPase, with amino-acid sequence MPATDPPDDPRTVVRETLSDVSLPSVDSDLVSAGIVAEIDVHGSDLTVVVDLSSAPNASSENVMTAVIEVTEDIPGIENVQVEQTTPGPDPGANLEDFEHVIAVASAKGGVGKSTVATRLATTLAADREVALFDADVHGPNVHRLLEVEGPVYSTDDGEPIPISHQGMEVMGVGLLESDVPLAWRGAMAHDAVSDLFGETAWRSDDTLVIDLPPGTGDVVLTTLQEVPVDALVVVTTPFETSITDTNRTIDLFLDEGVPVLGAVVNMAEFVCEHCGEPNELFTDDVADLSAEVLATLPFDRDFQERPVPGETTPRFEELTGAIEAELDALATYEPPEDAVDIRGLDPEPRRDRVREAFEDLESGEQFRVVSDRDPTPVRQYLATLAEVEPAAIDPFDVRRKSPDAWELTTVYP; translated from the coding sequence ATGCCCGCAACTGACCCGCCCGACGACCCACGAACGGTCGTCCGCGAAACCCTCTCGGACGTGTCGCTTCCGAGCGTCGACTCCGACCTCGTCAGCGCCGGCATCGTCGCGGAGATCGACGTTCACGGGAGCGACCTGACGGTCGTCGTCGACCTCTCGTCGGCGCCGAACGCTTCGAGCGAGAACGTGATGACGGCGGTGATCGAGGTGACCGAGGACATCCCCGGAATCGAGAACGTCCAGGTCGAACAGACGACGCCCGGTCCGGACCCGGGGGCGAACCTCGAGGATTTCGAGCACGTGATCGCGGTCGCCAGCGCGAAGGGCGGCGTCGGCAAGTCCACAGTCGCGACCCGCCTCGCGACGACGCTCGCGGCCGACCGCGAGGTTGCGCTGTTCGACGCCGACGTGCACGGTCCGAACGTCCACCGGCTGCTGGAGGTCGAGGGGCCGGTGTACTCGACCGACGACGGCGAACCGATCCCGATCAGCCACCAGGGGATGGAAGTGATGGGCGTCGGCCTGCTGGAGTCGGACGTGCCGCTCGCCTGGCGCGGGGCGATGGCTCACGACGCCGTCTCGGATCTGTTCGGCGAGACTGCCTGGCGGAGCGACGACACGCTCGTGATCGATCTGCCGCCCGGGACCGGCGACGTCGTGCTCACGACCCTGCAGGAGGTGCCCGTCGACGCCCTCGTCGTCGTGACGACGCCGTTCGAGACGAGTATCACCGACACCAACCGGACGATCGACCTCTTTCTCGACGAAGGGGTGCCCGTCCTCGGGGCCGTTGTCAACATGGCCGAGTTCGTCTGCGAGCACTGCGGTGAGCCCAACGAGCTGTTCACCGACGACGTTGCGGACCTCTCAGCGGAGGTCCTCGCGACCCTGCCGTTCGATCGGGACTTCCAGGAGCGCCCCGTCCCCGGGGAGACGACGCCGCGGTTCGAGGAACTGACCGGCGCGATCGAGGCCGAACTCGACGCGCTGGCGACCTACGAGCCGCCCGAAGACGCGGTCGATATCCGCGGGCTCGACCCCGAACCGCGTCGCGACCGCGTCCGGGAGGCCTTCGAGGATCTCGAATCCGGCGAGCAGTTCCGCGTGGTCAGCGACCGCGATCCGACGCCTGTCCGACAGTATCTCGCCACTCTCGCCGAGGTCGAGCCGGCCGCGATCGACCCGTTCGACGTGCGCCGCAAGAGTCCGGACGCCTGGGAGCTGACGACTGTGTACCCCTAA